A section of the Thermotoga caldifontis AZM44c09 genome encodes:
- a CDS encoding FAD-binding oxidoreductase has product MMMDLVDELMRLFGSENVKFDHEEIEKYSRDETSGVEGEIPLAVVFPTSTEQVSQLMRWANERRVAVVPRGAGTGLSGGAIPTKNSVVVSLERMNRIIELDERNMTIVVEPGVITGEIQKIAEEHGLYYAGDPASSESSSIGGNVAENAGGVKVIKYGPTAFHVLGLEVVLPTGEVVHFGGKTLKNVTGYDMVRLFVGSEGTLGIVTKIVLRLVPRPKYAAVLLVPFGGIEDALLCVPKLLSQSGLLPASIEFMDRYSSEMASRFLNESIPNPEAECHLIFELESSDKQNLVKEYIELGETLMQMNATEVYIADDRTQRMKIWRFRKAIAEGIIAFRPVHCMEDVVVPTANMPKLIVSTYQIAQKRGLEVLNFGHVGDGNVHVTFLKPERMQNAVWEQALEEALEELYRTTVQLEGSLTGEHGVGLKRKKYLRMFLGEKEIELMKRLKSLFDPNNILNPGKIFPD; this is encoded by the coding sequence ATGATGATGGATCTCGTCGATGAACTAATGCGGCTTTTTGGAAGCGAGAACGTGAAGTTCGATCACGAAGAGATCGAAAAATACTCCCGCGACGAGACGAGTGGTGTTGAAGGCGAAATTCCCCTGGCGGTGGTGTTCCCCACCAGCACCGAGCAGGTGTCACAGCTGATGAGATGGGCAAACGAAAGAAGAGTGGCCGTCGTACCGCGCGGGGCAGGAACGGGCCTTTCCGGCGGTGCGATACCGACGAAGAATTCCGTAGTGGTTTCCTTAGAAAGGATGAACAGGATCATCGAGCTCGACGAAAGGAACATGACGATCGTTGTCGAACCGGGAGTCATCACGGGGGAAATCCAGAAGATCGCCGAGGAGCATGGCCTGTACTACGCAGGCGATCCTGCGAGCAGTGAGAGCTCTTCCATAGGTGGAAACGTCGCCGAAAACGCCGGAGGGGTGAAGGTCATAAAGTACGGCCCGACAGCTTTCCACGTGCTGGGCCTTGAGGTCGTTCTTCCTACGGGTGAAGTCGTTCACTTCGGTGGAAAGACGCTCAAGAACGTTACGGGCTACGACATGGTCAGACTGTTCGTTGGCAGTGAAGGCACGCTCGGTATCGTGACGAAGATCGTTCTCAGACTCGTACCCAGGCCGAAGTATGCCGCGGTTCTTTTGGTCCCGTTCGGCGGCATCGAGGATGCTCTACTGTGTGTTCCGAAGCTGCTTTCTCAGTCCGGTTTGCTCCCGGCCTCGATCGAGTTCATGGATAGGTATTCCAGCGAGATGGCTTCAAGGTTCCTGAATGAAAGCATACCCAATCCTGAAGCCGAATGCCACCTCATCTTCGAACTCGAATCGAGCGACAAACAGAATCTGGTGAAGGAATACATCGAGCTTGGAGAAACACTGATGCAGATGAACGCCACAGAAGTCTACATCGCAGATGACAGGACACAGAGAATGAAGATCTGGCGTTTCAGGAAAGCCATAGCTGAGGGTATCATCGCCTTCAGACCTGTACACTGCATGGAAGACGTTGTGGTTCCCACCGCGAACATGCCGAAGCTCATCGTATCAACTTACCAGATAGCGCAAAAACGTGGTCTTGAAGTTCTCAACTTCGGACACGTTGGAGATGGGAACGTCCACGTGACGTTCCTGAAACCGGAAAGAATGCAGAACGCCGTGTGGGAGCAAGCCCTGGAGGAAGCGCTCGAAGAGCTTTACAGGACCACCGTGCAGCTCGAAGGAAGCCTCACGGGCGAACACGGGGTGGGGTTGAAGCGGAAGAAGTATTTGAGGATGTTCCTCGGTGAGAAAGAGATAGAACTGATGAAACGTCTCAAGAGCCTCTTCGATCCGAACAACATCCTCAACCCTGGGAAGATTTTCCCGGATTGA
- a CDS encoding GntR family transcriptional regulator: MRRDLGDLKEKIYLDLREKILSEEIKPGEWIVERKLTEVYGVSRTPIREVLRMLMEDGLIELNGKKGYTVRKLTLEDFVEIYTAREAIEGAAARLACRNRNEELIQKLQKLKQELELVDIDSDPAKGVALGRQLHDLLIEYSGNRILKKFYEKLRLLTNMTRNITKRSVDIEKKSRDEHIQIIEAVLKGDETEAEDLLRKHLRRTLSSVIETYYSSIMKHARA; the protein is encoded by the coding sequence GTGCGGAGAGATCTGGGTGATCTGAAAGAAAAGATCTATCTCGATCTCCGCGAGAAGATCCTCAGCGAAGAGATCAAACCTGGCGAATGGATCGTCGAGAGAAAGCTCACCGAGGTCTACGGTGTGAGCAGGACTCCCATAAGGGAAGTTCTGCGCATGCTCATGGAAGACGGCCTGATAGAGCTGAACGGCAAGAAGGGCTACACCGTTCGAAAGCTCACACTCGAAGACTTCGTGGAGATATACACGGCGAGGGAGGCGATCGAGGGCGCCGCGGCACGGCTGGCCTGCAGAAACCGGAACGAAGAACTGATCCAGAAGCTCCAGAAGCTCAAACAGGAGCTCGAGCTCGTCGATATCGACAGCGATCCAGCTAAGGGTGTTGCGCTCGGAAGACAGCTTCACGATCTGCTCATAGAGTACAGCGGGAACAGGATCTTGAAGAAGTTTTACGAAAAACTCAGATTGCTCACCAACATGACGCGGAACATCACCAAAAGGTCTGTAGACATAGAGAAGAAATCCAGAGACGAACACATCCAGATCATCGAAGCTGTTCTCAAAGGCGACGAGACTGAGGCAGAAGATTTGTTGAGAAAACATCTGCGTCGCACACTCTCGTCCGTGATCGAGACGTACTATTCC